One genomic region from Catenulispora sp. EB89 encodes:
- a CDS encoding RICIN domain-containing protein, translating to MTAAVTAALATVLTAALAALLAAAPARAVSRPADGGSHRSPHTLGLSYAKVPASTLLCAKVAAKAGYSFDRTVATSLGREPQIVVAIAVAMAESSCDPGAVNVNSGGSEDRGLWQMNSVYHSEVSNACAFQIQCNANAAWKVSDHGANWSPWSAYNNGSWRSFVGDARAAISGGFSFQLANSGGRTCLDADRGDHADGAPIRQWACDAADSHQQWTVVSSSVGVPPILRNVGTGTCLEWDGTKAGNAQPIVQWSCDAADGGQQFSFVGSGRLNTDGSAQALMQNSRNGTCVAADRTSHADGAAIWQWTCAGSDGFQMWN from the coding sequence GTGACCGCTGCCGTGACCGCTGCCCTGGCCACGGTTCTGACTGCGGCTCTGGCGGCTCTCCTCGCCGCGGCTCCGGCCCGGGCCGTCTCCCGCCCCGCCGACGGCGGCTCGCACCGCTCACCGCACACCCTCGGCCTGAGCTACGCCAAGGTCCCCGCCTCGACGCTGCTGTGCGCGAAGGTCGCGGCCAAGGCCGGCTACTCCTTCGACCGCACCGTCGCCACCTCGCTCGGCCGGGAACCGCAGATCGTCGTCGCGATCGCGGTGGCCATGGCCGAATCGAGCTGCGACCCGGGCGCGGTGAACGTCAACTCCGGCGGCTCGGAGGACCGCGGCCTGTGGCAGATGAACAGCGTCTACCACTCCGAGGTCTCCAACGCCTGCGCCTTCCAGATCCAGTGCAACGCCAACGCCGCCTGGAAGGTCTCCGACCACGGCGCGAACTGGAGCCCCTGGAGTGCCTACAACAACGGCTCCTGGCGGTCCTTCGTCGGCGACGCCCGGGCCGCGATCTCCGGCGGCTTCAGCTTCCAGCTCGCGAACTCCGGTGGCCGCACCTGCCTGGACGCCGATCGGGGCGACCACGCCGACGGCGCCCCGATCCGGCAGTGGGCCTGCGACGCCGCCGATTCCCACCAGCAGTGGACCGTCGTCTCATCGAGCGTCGGCGTGCCGCCGATCCTGCGCAACGTCGGCACCGGCACCTGCCTGGAGTGGGACGGGACGAAGGCCGGCAACGCGCAGCCGATCGTCCAGTGGAGCTGCGACGCCGCCGACGGCGGTCAGCAGTTCTCGTTCGTCGGCAGCGGCCGGCTGAACACCGACGGTTCGGCTCAAGCGCTGATGCAGAACAGTCGCAACGGCACCTGCGTGGCCGCCGACCGGACCAGCCATGCCGACGGCGCGGCGATCTGGCAATGGACGTGCGCCGGGAGCGACGGCTTCCAGATGTGGAACTGA
- a CDS encoding MFS transporter, translated as MSTTTESLSPTGAGAGTETESPALNPRRWAALVVIAIAQLMIVLDATIVNIALPTMQRSLHISDVNKQWVITAYALAFGSMLLLGGRVADYTGRKRAFVIGLLGFAAASAVGGAATNAAMLFSARAAQGVFGALMAPAALSLLTVTFTEEKERARAFGVYGAIAGGGTAIGLIMGGVLTQYASWRWTLLVNVPIAAIAAFMATRVLSESKAHGNTKYDIPGALSSAIGLAALVYGFNKANTDGWGSTTTLSLLAAGVVLLIGFVLWELRTSHPLLPMRVILDRNRGGSFLSSLLMGVGMFGVFIFLTYYMQQILGYSALKSGFAFLPFTFGVVAGAGVATRFLPQIGPRLLMSVGFGLATVGMVLFTFIGVDTSYLTHVVPAELVMSFGIGLFFVPLSSTSLIGVADHDAGVASALVNTTQQIGGALGTAMLVTFATTATTNYFTSHASPTANPASLAAHAAVHGYVTAFIWSAAILAVATLVVATLVKARKDDLPTGGAVHMG; from the coding sequence ATGTCAACCACCACAGAAAGCCTGTCGCCGACCGGCGCGGGCGCCGGTACCGAGACGGAGAGTCCGGCACTCAACCCGCGCCGCTGGGCGGCCCTGGTCGTGATCGCCATCGCCCAGCTGATGATCGTGCTGGACGCGACCATCGTGAACATCGCGCTGCCGACGATGCAGCGCTCCCTGCACATCTCCGACGTCAACAAGCAGTGGGTCATCACCGCCTACGCGCTGGCGTTCGGCTCCATGCTGCTGCTCGGCGGCCGGGTCGCCGACTACACCGGACGCAAGCGGGCCTTCGTCATCGGTCTGCTCGGGTTCGCCGCGGCCTCCGCGGTCGGCGGGGCGGCCACCAACGCCGCCATGCTCTTCAGCGCCCGCGCGGCGCAGGGCGTGTTCGGCGCGCTGATGGCCCCGGCGGCCCTGTCGCTGCTGACCGTCACCTTCACGGAGGAGAAGGAGCGAGCCCGCGCGTTCGGCGTCTACGGCGCCATCGCCGGCGGCGGCACCGCCATCGGCCTGATCATGGGCGGCGTGCTGACCCAGTACGCCTCGTGGCGCTGGACGCTGCTGGTGAACGTGCCGATCGCGGCCATCGCCGCGTTCATGGCCACCCGCGTGCTGAGCGAGAGCAAGGCCCACGGCAACACCAAGTACGACATCCCCGGCGCGCTGAGCTCGGCCATCGGCCTGGCCGCCCTGGTCTACGGCTTCAACAAGGCCAACACCGACGGCTGGGGCTCGACCACGACGCTGAGCCTGCTGGCCGCCGGCGTGGTGCTGCTGATCGGCTTCGTGCTCTGGGAGCTGCGCACCTCGCACCCGCTGCTGCCGATGCGCGTCATCCTGGACCGCAACCGCGGCGGCTCGTTCCTCAGCTCCCTGCTGATGGGTGTGGGCATGTTCGGGGTCTTCATCTTCCTGACCTACTACATGCAGCAGATCCTCGGGTACTCGGCGCTGAAGTCCGGCTTCGCGTTCCTGCCGTTCACCTTCGGCGTGGTCGCCGGCGCCGGCGTGGCCACCCGGTTCCTGCCGCAGATCGGCCCGCGGCTGCTGATGAGCGTCGGCTTCGGCCTGGCCACCGTCGGCATGGTGCTGTTCACCTTCATCGGCGTGGACACCTCCTACCTGACCCACGTGGTGCCGGCCGAGCTGGTCATGTCCTTCGGCATCGGCCTGTTCTTCGTGCCGCTGTCCTCGACCTCGCTGATCGGCGTCGCCGACCACGACGCCGGTGTGGCCTCGGCGCTGGTGAACACCACGCAGCAGATCGGCGGCGCGCTGGGCACGGCGATGCTGGTGACGTTCGCCACCACCGCGACGACGAACTACTTCACCTCGCACGCCTCGCCGACCGCGAACCCGGCGTCGCTCGCCGCGCACGCCGCGGTCCACGGCTACGTGACCGCGTTCATCTGGAGCGCCGCCATCCTGGCCGTGGCCACCCTGGTGGTCGCCACCCTGGTCAAGGCGCGCAAGGACGACCTGCCGACCGGCGGGGCCGTCCACATGGGCTGA